The Dermochelys coriacea isolate rDerCor1 chromosome 19, rDerCor1.pri.v4, whole genome shotgun sequence region ttttgcagatggggaaactgaggtaattGGCTAAAGctcacacagcaagtcactggcactaacagctgggaatagaatccaggtgtctGAATGCTAATTAACAAAATCCTCACTGGCCTAGAAACATGTGTTGACCGATTGTGCAATTTTGCCAACTAGTGGCCAGAAGTCATATATGCTCCTTCAAGTGAAAGTAGCAAGAGCCAAATTTTGGTGCCTGACTGGTATTGCTCACAGTGGCTCCagttttagggtgaccagatatcctgattttatggggacagtcccaatttttggatctttttcttatataggctcctattacctcccacccccgtcccgatttttcacatttgctgtctggtcaccctatccagtTTTGACCTGTGGGTGGCCAAGCTGATGTTAGTGAGGccaggacagaggtgggcaaaggcATTTTTATGTCAAGCATCTTAGCAAAATCATAAGAACACaggaacaaccatactgggtcagaccaaaggtccatctagcccagtatcctgtcttccgccattggccaatgccaggtgccccagagggaatgaacagaacaggtcatcatcaagtgatctatcccctgtcacccattcctggCAATCTTCTAATGAGATATAGGTATTTCTCCATGTATTTGCTATACTTGCTTGTATAATCTACAGAAAGTGCCATGTGCTAGGAAAGTGAGTTTCTGTCGGAAACTGGCAGGAGAGTTGAGCGTATATTTACCCACACTGGAAATTGGCCAGGACACCGGGGTTAAAAATGGGGGAAagttttcatccatagatctaaaagcactttaaaaagaagGTCAGTTTCTTTATtccaatgggaaactgaggcacaaagaagtggTGACTTGCCCAATCAGGGCCCTCATTCTCTTTCTTTCCATATGAGATCATTTCTGCCAAACTCACAACCCCCCATTCCAAAATGAGTCACTGTAAGTGGCAATATATCTAGCATTTGCCCCCACTTGTTTAATGTCTCATTTACATGATGGCAATTTAGCCACTGTTTTAGTACTTTTTTAAAGGGAAGAGCACCCCCTACTGGAACACCAGCCCCTCTGTGTTCATAAAAGGTTTCCTATCCATATACAGGGCACACACTTCTCTGCTGAGCTGATATAAAATCTGTGACAAGTCTAGCCAAAAGGGGAAATAGCTGCAAGCTAATAGCACCTCTGGAGCCAGTTATAAGTGGCCAGTAATAAAGCAAGCCTGTTCTCCGGAGTGACACTAGGGTACGTTTCCTAACACTGCTTGGCAACTGATTTCAGTGTTATGTGTCTGCTAATGACTAGGAAAAAAATTCTGCCTAAAACAATTAGTGCTCAGGGACTAAACTTAATTTCCCTTTATCTGTCTCTTTCACAGCTAGCCTCAGATCACACTGGGTCCTACGTGAAGCAGACGCCTTTGTACTTCCTGCCAAGATCATGAAAACTACACTACCTCCACTGAGGGCCCTGGAGAATTGACGGCTTCATGGAACTGCAGTGATCATAGCTGGCTTTGCTAGCAGTGATCTCATGCTTGGAGGAACAGTACAAAGCTCAGTGAGTTagggcccagagcctcaaaggtatttagatggcTCATGGCTAATAggagtgaggcacctaaatacttttgtgaatCTGAGCCTAGGTGTGTATGTGTTTATTGTTATTCTATCTCCTTTATTAGTTTGAGTTTATTTATGATCATGTCTAACTATTTATATATCTTTGCATATGTAGAATGGGAAAGACATGCCAAGCCACTAAAAAGAATCCCTGGCTTGAAGTCAaagggtccagtcctgcagcccttattcacAAGAAATAGGCCACTGCCTTGTCcctgcaagctgctccatgcAAGCAGACACTCCAGCACCCCTAGAGAACAGCTTCACAGGGCTTCTCAAATAAGTAAGAACTGAAATAGGGGGCCCTCTGCATAGGCAGGCCCCTGTGAAgacccagtaaagtcaatggagccTTCTGGGATGCATAgaggagtttgcaggatcaggatctgaAGCTATGTATCTACTTCTTACACCCCATTATTTCTCCTTCTTTCTCTATTGATTCATCTCTGTTGATTTCTTCATCTATCTGAGTCCTTAatgacctgtttcagagtagcagccgtgttagtctgtattcgcaaaaagaaaaggagtacttgtggcaccttagagactaacaaatttatttgagcataagctttcgtgagctacagctcacatacatacatacatatatacatacagttgtatctgatgaagtgagctgtagctcatgaaagcttatgctcaaataaatttgttagtctctaagatgccacaagtactccttttcttaatgaccTGTTATTATTCTGTAATATTCTTTactattataatttatttatataaccATAGCTATTTACTATTGTTCCTCATTTTCTCATCATCTCTCTTTATTACCCTATATTGATTAGTCCTCATTATGCAACTTTCTATGGCTTTATAGATGTGTCAGGATCTGTTGATTTCagccctgactctgctcccattAGCCTTTATCTTTGTTAATTGGTATTCATCCCTCTGCTGATCGTGTATTCATTATAATTATATTAGGGCTGAACTGAGGcctctcagcccctccccagacccaGGGACCCCTGCTGGCTCCCTAGcaccctgacaggtttcagagtagcagctgtgttagtctgtattcgcaaaaagaaaaggagtacttgtggcaccttagaaactaacaaatttattagagcataagctttcgtgagctacagctcacttcatcggatgcatttggtggaaaaaacagaggggagattgatatacacacacagagaacatgaaacaatgggtttatcatacacactgtaaggagagtgatcacttaagataagccatcaccagcagcagggggagggggaaaggaggaaaacctttcatggtgacaagcaagctaggctatttccagcagttaacaagaatatctgaatatttccccatgttatttctccccctcaccccaccccacccccactgttcctcagatattcttgttaactgctggaaatagcctaccttgcttgtcaccatgaaaggttttcctcctttcccccctcccgctgctggtgatggcttatcttaagtgatcactctccttacagtgtgtatgagaaacccattgtttcatgttctctgtgtgtgtatatcaatctcccctctgttttttccaccaaatgcatccgatgaagtgagctgtagctcacgaaagcttatgctctaataaatttgttagtctctaaggtaccacaagtactcctagcaCCCTGACAGTAAGTGAAGGGAGGGACTTAATCTGCTTTGTTTATCCCTTCCACGTGTTTCTCTCCATGTGGCTCCAAGGGGGCGTGGCTAACCAACCCGGAGTCAGTGATTGGTGCTGGGCATTCGGAAGGGGCGTGGTTAGGTTGGTACCCGCTCCCGGGCCAGGTTTAAATGGACTGGGCGGGGCGGCGTGAGTAGTGTAGCTGCTGCTCTCCCGGGGCTGTGAACCCAGGTAAGTACGTGCCGTGCGCTCCCCTGGGATCCTGGTCTTTTCCCTGCCCCATGGGCTAGAGATGGGAgattgggtggggaggggcagtacCTGACACGATGCCTCGGGCAGGAGGATGGGGTGGTGATTTTCTTCCCAGACCGAGTAGTCAGTCTGGGCTAGGAACAGGCTAATGGTGGCCTGATGCATCttgtcactgacttcctgagtgAGGGACTACAGCtcttcccttcacccctcccctctaTTAGTTCTGCTGTACTGGCACAGCCCAGAGCTCAGACAGGGGCCCTCCCCCAGTGATGCAGGTGCTGTGAGTTGGGCTGAAGGGCAGTCACAGGAGGCTACTGTTGCATGATTACTTGCTAGAAAGCACTTGGTGCTGGCTATGTGGGAGCAGTTCAGAGGGACTGGTCTCTGCTCAGATGGGGCAGTGGGAGATGATAAAACTTCCTCCAGGAGCTGCATCTTGTAGCTAACAAAGCTAAAGTCTGGTCAGTGACCACAGACTCTCCTAGCCAGTTGCCTCAGGTACCTATGTATGCGGGACCAGGGGACTCCAAGCAACAATGCTTGCTCTACCTTCCCCATTCATTTAGAAACTTGGTCCCCAGTTAAACCTGTACTTGGCAATAAACCTGCATCCTTGCTAGCTTTGCGGTCGCTCTGGATGGAACAAAGCTGAGCatagcccaggggtggggggagggtttgtgTGGGGTCAGGGAGCCTGTCTTAAAGCCCCTCTCTGTTATAGAAACCAGCACCATGGGAAAAGAGAAAATCCATATCAACATTGTGGTGATTGGCCATGTGGACTCTGGGAAATCGACTACTACTGGGCACCTCATCTACAAGTGTGGGGGCATCGACAAGAGAACCATTGAGAAGTTTGAGAAGGAGGCAGCTGAGGTTGGGGCAATGGTGCCAAGCAGACTGGCTCAGGAGTGCCTTTAACTCGCTCTGTGGGGTTGCTATCAGATGTGTGGCTCAGTCACGGCATAAGCTGTGACTCTTAAAGCCAAGAAATCTAAACCTCGGTGGGGGGTGGTATGCCTGGAGAGCCAAGAGGCTGTTGAAATGTCTGGGGTGCATTCACACATCTGCCGCTtcaaggccctgtctacactaaggAAGTTTGCGTCAGTTTCTCTATACTGATAGAGACACGCTTTCCCTAAGTGTGTCTAATAGTCCCTTTTGCAAGCCCCCCACTCACCAAATTGTATAACTGTAGACTGGGGAGGGTTCTGATGCCAATTGTTTCAGTTAATGGCAGTCCTAAAAACCATTGGAATCCCACTTGCAAACAGCACCCCAGTTAAAGCAATCTTATGTTGAGGGGGAAATGGGAGCTGTTCCCTAGTGAGTACTTGTGCCCACCCCTAAACACCTAGTGTAACTGGTGCCTCCTTCCATGCAGATGGGGAAGGGATCCTTCAAATATGCCTGGGTGCTGGATAAGCTGAAGGCTGAACGGGAGCGTGGGATCACCATTGACATCTCCCTGTGGAAGTTCGAGACCACCAAGTACTACATCACCATCATTGATGCCCCTGGCCACAGAGATTTCATCAAGAACATGATCACCGGCACCTCTCAGGTATGGACTGACCCTGCTCTGGGTGAAGGTGATGATATGCCTAAGCAGCTAGAACTGTGGCATGCTCTTATACTGTGTCCCTCCCTACCCCAGGCTGACTGTGCAGTGCTGATTGTGGCAGCTGGTGTGGGAGAGTTTGAAGCTGGCATCTCTAAGAATGGGCAGACCCGGGAGCATGCCCTGCTGGCCTACACGCTGGGGGTGAAGCAACTTATCATTGGGGTGAATAAGATGGACTCCACAGAGCCCCCTTACAGCAGCAAGCGCTACCAGGAGATCACCAAGGAAGTGGGTGCCTATGTCAAGAAGATTGGCTACAACCCAGCCTCTGTGGCATTTGTGCCCATCTCTGGCTGGCATGGGGACAACATGCTGGAGGCCAGTGCCAAAGTAAGGAGCATGCTTCTTTCTTCATGCCTCATGGAGGTCAGATCTGAGTGCTGGGATGGAATGACAGGCTGGGGAAGCTGCACAGAACCTATGGGCATGGGAGAATGGATGGGGGAACTGCACTCTCCACCAGGGATCTAAGTGGAGCATGGTTAGGACCTGGGGGCTCACATAGCTTTGTCTTCAAGGTACGTTTTTCTCCCCCATACTGGTAGAGGCCGTTTAGCACAAGGTGGCCACAAATGCCTCCTAGGAGACGCCTGGCACTCGCAGGCCCTGCCTAGCTTCAGTCTTGCCTCCTGTCTGTTTGTAGATGCCTTGGTTCAAAGGCTGGAAGATCACTAGGAAGGATGGGAATGCTGCAGGCACCACTCTAATGGAAGCTCTGGATTCCATTATCCCTCCTTCCCGCCCAATTAACAAGCCACTCCGCCTGCCCCTGCAGGATGTCTACAAGATTGGCGGTGAGCATGGGGGGAGGAGCTTACTGGGCATGGTAGCTCCTTCTCTAGGCCACACAACTGATGCCACTGTCTCCATCCCCCAGGTATCGGAACGGTCCCCGTGGGCCGTGTGGAGACAGGCTTCATGAAGGCTGGCATGGTGGTGACTTTTGCCCCCACCAACATCACCACAGAGGTGAAATCGGTGGAAATGCATCATGAGGCTCTGGCAGAGGCACTGCCAGGTGACAACATTGGGTTCAACGTGAAGAACGTGTCTGTGAAAGACATCCGGCGTGGGAACGTGGCCGGAGACAGCAAGAACGACCCTCCCATGGAGGCCGGTAGCTTCACCTCTcaggtcaggggtgtgaaaacaatGGGGCTGGGTGACTCCAAATCACTCCTTCCTGAGTGTTGGAGGCTGTACTTCATGCTAGGCCAGTCTGCAAATAAGCAACGCTGTTTCCAATGCTACTACTGTATATGCTAGTACAATTGCTTCAGCCACTCTGTTTGCAAGGAGGTGTCTGCCATGGCAGCTGagtggatagggtgaccagacagcaaatgtgaaatttGGTGGGGGGGTAATAccctaaaatcgggacatctggtcatacTGTGAGTGGAAGAGGACAAATGGCTTTCCCAGCCTGCATGAGAGTAATCTCTGCCATGCCCTTAGGTTAGGTCAAACTAGCAAATCTGGAGCTAATCCCTGTGAActgaaaagggaagaagaaaaggaggacttgtggcaccttagagactaacacatttatttgagcataagctatcgtgagctacaccttataaatttgttagtctctaaggtgccacaagtactctttctttttgcaaatacagactaacacggctgctactctgaaacctgaaaagggAAGGTGTGGTTTTTTGTCTTGCCCCACCCTGCAGGACCTGGTACCAGTAGCCACATAACcactttctttcctccttctcacctagggtgagcagatgtcccccttttttttaatagGGACAGGCCTGATAGttgaggctttgtcttatacaggctcctattaACCCACctaccccatcccaatttttcacagttgctatctggtcaccctattcccaCCCCATATCCATTTTGCCACTATATCATTGGTGCCATTAGTCATGTAGTGCCACACATGTTCATGGCAGGAGACTTCTGAACAATAGCTTTCTACCCATAGCTGCTAAAAATAGTCCAAGAACCCCCTGAAGTTAGCTAGAGCTATTATTGGCAACTGCACTCCCTCTAACACTGTTCTCTGCATGGTTGCTGCCTCAACGAACAGATTGCATTGAGACAAACACCCAGAGAGCTTGCTGTGACAGCCAGTCATGTTAGGAGTATACAGTAACAGTTCTTGTCTACTCCCATCTAGTTGTAACAGATGGATTGTAACTCCTTAAGGACAGGGCCAAGCTTCTCACAGTTCAAGTTTGCTACCACTAGGCACTGTGCAATGTGGatattatttttactttcaaTCTCACCAGCTCTGGCAAGCTAGATGGTGCTTGTGCCAACAGAACTAGGCCTGCAAAAATCAAGCAACAGGACCAATTCACCTTAACTACACCAGATTCTAAGATGGCTTCTAAAAAGCTTAGTCCTTGGATCCCCGCATAGCCCTCATATCGGGGCTTCCCCAAGAACAAATAAGCAGGAGAATCTTTTGCTGCTCATCCAGGCTTCCTAACAATCTCCTCCTATGCAGGTCATCATCCTGAACCACCCAGGCAAGATAGCTGCTGGCTACTCCCCAGTGCTGGATTGCCATACTGCTCACATCGCCTGCAAATTTGCAGAGCTGAAGGAGAAGATCGACCGCAGGTCTGGCAAGAAGCTGGAGGACAATCCCAAGGCCCTGAAGTCTGGAGATGCTGCCATTGTGCAGATGATTCCTGGCAAACCCATGTGTGTGGAGAGCTTCTCAGACTACCCACCTCTTGGTAAGACTATAATGGATGGGATAAAGTAGGTACTGCCCTCTAGCTCTAGTACATCTGCCTTTGAAACGGGTAACTAAATTGCTATGACCAATCTAGATCACAGGGCACTTACTCTTGCTAGTGTCTATGCAGGGATCTGTGGCCCTGGCTCTGCAGGGAACAATAGTGGTCGGTACAAGTGCTGGCCTCTGACTTCATGGGCATCTGTTAAAAGCCcagcataacacaagaactaggtcatcaaatgaaattaataggcagcaggattaaaacaaatgagtggactttttcacacaatgcagtcaacctgtaaaacttcttgccagaggatgttgtgaaggccaagactataaaagggttcaaaaaaagaactaggtaagttcatggaggataggtccatcaatggctattggcagggatggtgtccctagtctctgtttgccagaagttggaaatgggatggatgatgggatggatcatttgattgtCTGCTGTCAGAAtaggcaatgccaggtgcccagagagaatgaaagacaggatactgtgctaagaccaaaggtccatctagcctatgCCCTCCAACCTAGGGCTAAATCAGTAGAGGCTAGGCTAGGCCCTGCTGTGGCTGTAAACTCCTTTGATTCCTGTCCCAGAGCTGAATGCCACTGAGTTAGAGTAAGGAACTGTTGGCAACCTTAGTCCATGAGGCTCTTTTGGGCAGAACAGACAAAGGAAAACAACCACCTAATGCTCCTCTCCTCTGGCAGGTCGCTTTGCTGTTCGTGACATGAGACAGACGGTGGCTGTGGGTGTGATCAAGGGGGTAGAGAAGAAAGCCAGTGCAGCTGCCAAAGTCACCAAATCAGCTGTGAAGGCCAGTAAGAAATGAAGACAGGCACAATCACCGTCTGGACTTACTTGTACAGCACAGATTGCTGAGCCTTCAGCAAAGGGCACTAGCAGAGCCATGGGTGGGATGGGTCTGCCTGACCCCTTGTACTTTAACTTTTTTCTAACTGTCCTCACTGAATAAACTGCCCATTGGAAAAAGGACCATGGCTTGGTCTGTCTGTACCCACTTCCTCTGGGGTGAGCAGTCTGCCCTCTTGGTTATGTCATGGGAGTCTCTCTACCCAATGCTGGCTCCTAACTACAAaccagtgctggggggtgggggggaagagcacAATAGATCCCATCAACTTTCCCATGGAATAGCATTTCTTTtccagcccctgcactgccaTTCAGCCAGCAAGTAGAATGTCTTGGCTTTGGCCTTCTCACCCAGGAATACCTGGACCGCATGGTTCCAAGTGGCAGTTTGAAGGGGGCAGTTGCTGGGCCCTGGAGCAACCAGTAGCAGGGCTCCATCAGAGGAGGGGCAGCATCACAGATGCTCCCAAGCAGGACTAATGAGGTATAGCAGGATGGGAGGGAAAGCCCAAAGCTGGGGAAACACCAGCAAGAGACCCTGAGCATCTCCTGGCATTGTTGGTTCGAATGGCTGAGTCCTCTGTGGAAAACCCATCAGAGGAGTCCACTTGCCTTTGAGGATGTGTGGGGGAGTGGAAGCTTGGTGAGGCACCCTCATTGCCAGTCACTACCCACTCCAAGCTGGATGCTTAGCCAGGAGCCCCTAGCTGGCCCTTGtaatgggaggggaagggtctGTGACTAGAGGAACTGATGCTAGATTGTGAGCTTTCTCAATGGGGATTCTTCCAACAGGGAGGGGTTAGCAGAAGATGGCCAAAGACTGGCAGTTTGATCCTAAGAGAGCTGAGTTACTGTCTATGTACTGGTCACTCTCCTCTGGCAGGAGGTGGCTCTATCTATTCACCTTAACAGAAGGTGAAAGGGTGACATCAGTCTAAGTATCTACTACATGAcctcttccatctagcagagaaagatagaacacaatccaaaggctggaagctgaatctaaacaaattcagagtggaaggTGTACATCTCTAACAGTGAGGGCAACTCACCATTGGACCAATTTACCCTGGCTTATGGTAGATTATCCAGTACTGACCACTTTTATATCAAGATCTGCTTTTTGGAATGacttttggggcagttctctggcccaTGTTATGGAGTCAGATGAGAAGATCAccatggttccttctggtcttggaatctatgaatctgctcgcagccaaaaaaaaaaaaaggggggggcttGGGGTGTCTAGATCTTCTCTTGCAAGGTGCCCTGGCTCCTTCTAAGATGCCTCTTAAGGTTCTTTATGGCCTCTTTCCCTTTGAGATACTTCCCTCATTTGTTGCCTCCTATCGTGGGTCACTCCAGCAGGAACAGAAATGGTAGCAACGTGCCTTTATTAAATGccccatatcctcatttccatggGTGATGCTGCTCCTTGCTAAGGAGCTCTTTAGTTCTGAGGCTCCAGGCCGTACTCAGAGCAAAGCCTCAGTTGAGGCGGGGGGGATATGATCTCTCATAGAGCAGTGATGCAGAGGACCACTCTAGAGCTAGCTATTCTGGATTTTTGGGAGCCAGGTATCTGAAGCACCCCTCCTAGCAGAAACCTCACGATTAGGCCCTGGCAGAAGTAGACCTGGGAACAGACAGTCTATCCCCTTCACAAAAGGGAATGGGAAGAGCAGGCCAGCAAGGATCATCTACCCTCCAACGTGTGGCCTATGCTTAAGTCAGCCTGGATACGGTGCCCTTGGGTGGGGAAATATCCATGGCACCCTGAGCCCCATAGTTATGCTGAGCTAACACCCAGCATAGATGCAGCCAGGTTGACAGAATG contains the following coding sequences:
- the LOC119845279 gene encoding elongation factor 1-alpha, oocyte form isoform X1; protein product: MGKEKIHINIVVIGHVDSGKSTTTGHLIYKCGGIDKRTIEKFEKEAAEMGKGSFKYAWVLDKLKAERERGITIDISLWKFETTKYYITIIDAPGHRDFIKNMITGTSQVWTDPALGEGDDMPKQLELWHALILCPSLPQADCAVLIVAAGVGEFEAGISKNGQTREHALLAYTLGVKQLIIGVNKMDSTEPPYSSKRYQEITKEVGAYVKKIGYNPASVAFVPISGWHGDNMLEASAKMPWFKGWKITRKDGNAAGTTLMEALDSIIPPSRPINKPLRLPLQDVYKIGGIGTVPVGRVETGFMKAGMVVTFAPTNITTEVKSVEMHHEALAEALPGDNIGFNVKNVSVKDIRRGNVAGDSKNDPPMEAGSFTSQVIILNHPGKIAAGYSPVLDCHTAHIACKFAELKEKIDRRSGKKLEDNPKALKSGDAAIVQMIPGKPMCVESFSDYPPLGRFAVRDMRQTVAVGVIKGVEKKASAAAKVTKSAVKASKK
- the LOC119845279 gene encoding elongation factor 1-alpha, oocyte form isoform X2; amino-acid sequence: MGKEKIHINIVVIGHVDSGKSTTTGHLIYKCGGIDKRTIEKFEKEAAEMGKGSFKYAWVLDKLKAERERGITIDISLWKFETTKYYITIIDAPGHRDFIKNMITGTSQADCAVLIVAAGVGEFEAGISKNGQTREHALLAYTLGVKQLIIGVNKMDSTEPPYSSKRYQEITKEVGAYVKKIGYNPASVAFVPISGWHGDNMLEASAKMPWFKGWKITRKDGNAAGTTLMEALDSIIPPSRPINKPLRLPLQDVYKIGGIGTVPVGRVETGFMKAGMVVTFAPTNITTEVKSVEMHHEALAEALPGDNIGFNVKNVSVKDIRRGNVAGDSKNDPPMEAGSFTSQVIILNHPGKIAAGYSPVLDCHTAHIACKFAELKEKIDRRSGKKLEDNPKALKSGDAAIVQMIPGKPMCVESFSDYPPLGRFAVRDMRQTVAVGVIKGVEKKASAAAKVTKSAVKASKK